AACCATGGCTAGCAATCTCCCAATTAGCTGCTTTCATGGCTGCAACCGCTTCTGGATTGCGTTCTAGGGCCATAGCTACACCATAAACCGTGACTGGAATTGATCGAGTTGTGAACAATCGATGTAACCGCCAGAAGCCCGATCGACTGCCATACTCGTAACAGGACTCCATATTCATATGCCGAATACCCATCAACGGCACTGCTCCCACAATTTCAGACAAAAATGTTTCCGAAGCCTGATCACCGTGCAAAATGCAGGTCTCACCCCCCTCTTCATAGTTGATTACAAATTGCACTGCTATCCGTGCCTGGTGGGGCCATTGCGGGTGAGGCGGAGTTTGCCCATAGCCAATCATGTCACGAGGATAGGGGTTCATCATGGGGAATTAGTGGACAGGCACTACTACTGAATCTAAGATTGCCCATGATTGTAGGACATTCCTG
This genomic window from Cyanobacteriota bacterium contains:
- a CDS encoding allantoinase; its protein translation is MMNPYPRDMIGYGQTPPHPQWPHQARIAVQFVINYEEGGETCILHGDQASETFLSEIVGAVPLMGIRHMNMESCYEYGSRSGFWRLHRLFTTRSIPVTVYGVAMALERNPEAVAAMKAANWEIASHG